A section of the Virgibacillus sp. NKC19-3 genome encodes:
- the pheT gene encoding phenylalanine--tRNA ligase subunit beta — protein sequence MFVSLNWLRNYVDLGHLSPQELAEAITKSGIEVDGIEYMAEEIKDVVIGYVETCEEHPNADKLSLCSVDVGEEKLQIICGAPNIRQGQKVAVAKPGAVLPGNVKIKKTKLRGVQSNGMICSMQELGLKEKYLPKEISDGIMVLPDDVLIGESVRPILNLDDVVLELDLTPNRADSLSMLGVAYEVAAILDKSILLPREDVEVSEEDANAYIDVEVEDTELNPYYGAFVIRNIEIKPSPPWIANYLMAAGIRPINNVVDITNFVLLEYGQPLHAFDYDRLESEKILTRRARQGEQLVTLDGKERILSEENLVITNGTDPIALAGVMGGASTEVTEDTTTVLLEAAYFASAAVRKTVRDTGLRSESSTRFEKGVDPNRVKSAGFRASQLLRQYAGGEVLANVVEIDKLDHSEKTVEINLDEINQRLGTTISNQEIVHILNKLRFNFKQNDKNFTVYAPTRRQDIQIFEDMLEEVARIYGYDHLPFTLPFGKSHAGGLTERQRLKRKVKNYLESAGLMETITHSLTSEDNISMLISPEIKATSPNSVELAMPMSEDHKYLRLSLLPELLATLAYNKARNQSDLSYYELGAIFISDENVLREQPDEPLRLAGALTGNWMEQPWQQEKKVVDFYVVKGVLEGLFDYLEIPVTFKQEKLPDMHPGRTATLLLRDKVIGFMGQLHPQIEKDMDLKETYVFDVNMEEVLAAYTNHPTYQEIPKYPSIARDIAFILDEEVVAGEVKEMIEEVGSPLVKNVEIFDVYQGENVPEGKKSIAYSLLYQHPDKTLQDDEVEQSYQEIVEKVNATFNAYVRS from the coding sequence ATGTTCGTATCATTAAATTGGTTAAGGAATTATGTTGATTTAGGACACTTAAGTCCCCAGGAACTTGCGGAGGCAATTACCAAGTCTGGAATTGAAGTCGATGGAATTGAATATATGGCTGAAGAAATCAAAGATGTGGTTATTGGGTATGTGGAAACTTGCGAAGAACATCCGAATGCGGATAAGCTAAGTCTTTGCAGCGTTGATGTTGGAGAGGAGAAACTGCAAATCATATGTGGAGCTCCAAATATCAGGCAAGGCCAAAAGGTAGCTGTTGCGAAGCCTGGTGCTGTTTTACCCGGAAATGTTAAAATCAAAAAAACGAAACTGCGTGGCGTCCAGTCAAATGGTATGATTTGTTCCATGCAAGAATTAGGCCTGAAAGAAAAATATCTGCCAAAAGAGATTTCAGATGGAATTATGGTCCTTCCTGACGATGTCTTAATTGGTGAAAGTGTTCGTCCGATCTTAAATCTGGATGATGTAGTGCTGGAACTTGATTTAACTCCAAACCGGGCTGATAGTTTATCCATGCTAGGTGTTGCTTATGAAGTAGCAGCTATTTTAGATAAATCCATTCTCTTACCTCGTGAAGATGTAGAAGTAAGTGAAGAAGATGCGAATGCATATATCGATGTAGAGGTAGAAGATACAGAATTAAATCCATATTATGGTGCTTTTGTAATTCGAAATATTGAAATAAAACCTTCGCCACCATGGATTGCTAACTATCTGATGGCTGCAGGGATACGTCCCATAAACAATGTAGTAGATATTACGAATTTTGTATTACTTGAATACGGGCAGCCACTACATGCTTTTGATTACGATCGCCTAGAATCTGAAAAAATTTTAACGCGACGTGCTAGACAAGGAGAGCAGCTTGTTACCTTAGACGGGAAAGAAAGGATATTATCCGAAGAAAATCTCGTGATTACGAATGGAACCGATCCAATTGCATTAGCTGGAGTAATGGGGGGAGCAAGTACAGAAGTAACAGAAGATACGACTACTGTTTTATTGGAAGCGGCGTATTTTGCGTCAGCTGCGGTAAGAAAGACAGTGAGAGATACTGGTCTTCGCAGTGAATCCAGTACCCGGTTTGAAAAAGGAGTGGATCCCAATCGTGTGAAATCAGCAGGGTTTAGAGCATCTCAGTTATTACGGCAATATGCTGGAGGAGAGGTACTCGCAAATGTTGTGGAAATTGATAAATTAGATCATTCCGAAAAAACGGTAGAAATAAATCTGGATGAAATTAATCAACGACTGGGAACAACTATTTCAAACCAGGAGATCGTCCATATTTTAAATAAGCTGCGTTTCAACTTCAAACAGAATGATAAAAACTTTACCGTTTATGCTCCGACACGACGTCAGGATATTCAGATTTTTGAAGACATGCTGGAAGAAGTTGCTCGGATTTACGGGTATGACCATCTACCATTCACATTACCATTCGGTAAGTCACATGCCGGAGGTTTAACCGAACGTCAGCGACTCAAACGAAAGGTGAAAAATTATCTTGAAAGTGCTGGACTGATGGAAACTATTACACATTCTTTGACCAGCGAGGATAATATTTCAATGTTGATCAGTCCGGAAATAAAAGCAACATCTCCGAATTCGGTTGAGCTGGCAATGCCAATGAGTGAGGACCATAAATATTTGCGACTAAGCTTATTGCCGGAATTATTAGCTACGCTTGCTTATAACAAGGCCAGAAATCAATCTGATTTGAGTTATTATGAACTTGGTGCCATATTTATTTCAGATGAAAACGTGTTAAGAGAACAACCGGATGAACCATTGCGTTTAGCTGGTGCATTAACAGGAAATTGGATGGAACAACCATGGCAGCAAGAGAAAAAAGTTGTTGATTTCTATGTGGTGAAAGGGGTGCTCGAAGGATTGTTTGATTACCTTGAAATCCCGGTTACATTTAAACAGGAAAAACTTCCTGACATGCACCCTGGTCGGACTGCAACCTTGCTTTTACGTGATAAGGTGATTGGATTTATGGGACAACTTCATCCACAAATAGAAAAGGATATGGATCTAAAAGAAACATATGTATTTGATGTGAACATGGAGGAAGTTCTGGCAGCTTATACGAATCATCCGACCTATCAGGAAATACCTAAATATCCATCCATTGCAAGAGATATTGCCTTTATTCTCGATGAAGAAGTAGTAGCCGGGGAAGTAAAAGAAATGATTGAAGAAGTAGGGTCCCCGCTTGTAAAAAATGTAGAGATTTTTGATGTTTATCAAGGCGAGAATGTACCCGAAGGCAAAAAATCGATTGCTTATAGTCTGCTGTATCAACATCCAGACAAAACATTACAGGATGATGAAGTAGAGCAGTCATATCAGGAAATTGTTGAAAAAGTAAATGCTACATTTAATGCATATGTTCGATCCTAG
- the sspI gene encoding small acid-soluble spore protein SspI yields the protein MDLNLRKAILSNIATNDQDQLEATIVDAIQEGEEKMLPGLGVIFELIWKQADEQEKQTMVDTLEQGVKQAVDGQ from the coding sequence ATGGACTTAAACTTGCGTAAAGCCATCTTATCCAACATTGCTACAAATGATCAAGATCAGCTAGAAGCAACCATAGTTGATGCCATCCAAGAAGGGGAAGAGAAAATGCTCCCCGGACTCGGCGTTATCTTTGAATTAATATGGAAGCAAGCAGATGAACAAGAGAAACAAACCATGGTTGACACATTGGAGCAAGGTGTTAAACAAGCGGTAGACGGACAATAA
- a CDS encoding DUF6583 family protein, translating to MGETVDNEEKKKGFSKGLIAIIITVVVVAGGSVAAFVLLNFSEKEQYFLAEKNTVEFMGEKFEERYQQELDWIDHSQENPVKQTLELAAEYNDPNETSGMGAVSPSQIINNSTISITGASDMENEQASAELQANIGGMEIDDFDFYVTADEVTAGLPFMDELLQLRDEDFGNLMQKLDPNAFTGEESMNLESLFEGTDAFNEDIEYFQEEYGKMVYNETPDDAFESTDETIQVDDESLDTEKITFHLTEKQLKEIMTTVLEKMQQDEKIKEMMRDQFVAGAMGTPAMGTPAMDDEFDQFINEYETAIGEAINGLEDFQIPDGLTSTIWVYDDVIAQREFQVDMGSTAEDLVSFTVNGTQLLQDDNQTFNYDLGVSDSITDGTANIAGNLSWEDDNATDSINLTVEDVTLTYEGKESLNDGTRDFDRTFSFDQAGTSGMLIWSGSSAYDNDQMNSEHHFSMESPEISQDMFALQVMIDSETIDSVEMPNEENIKDLGSMSENELTDFLEHEITPQFQAWLFGLMGGGPGLP from the coding sequence ATGGGGGAAACAGTGGATAACGAGGAGAAGAAAAAGGGCTTTTCCAAAGGTTTAATTGCTATTATCATTACAGTCGTTGTTGTCGCTGGCGGAAGTGTAGCAGCTTTTGTTCTATTAAATTTTTCGGAAAAAGAGCAGTACTTTTTAGCAGAGAAAAACACAGTGGAATTTATGGGCGAAAAATTCGAAGAACGTTATCAGCAGGAACTGGACTGGATAGACCATTCCCAGGAAAACCCTGTAAAACAAACGTTGGAACTAGCTGCAGAATATAACGACCCGAATGAAACGAGTGGTATGGGTGCAGTTAGTCCTTCCCAGATCATAAACAATTCAACTATTTCGATAACGGGTGCCAGTGATATGGAAAATGAGCAAGCATCTGCTGAACTCCAGGCAAATATTGGAGGAATGGAGATAGACGACTTTGACTTCTATGTAACAGCAGATGAGGTAACGGCTGGTCTGCCCTTTATGGATGAATTGCTTCAGTTAAGAGATGAAGATTTTGGAAATCTGATGCAAAAATTAGATCCCAATGCTTTTACAGGTGAGGAAAGTATGAATTTGGAAAGCTTATTTGAAGGTACAGATGCATTCAATGAAGATATCGAATATTTCCAAGAGGAATATGGAAAAATGGTATACAATGAAACCCCTGATGATGCATTTGAATCTACAGATGAAACCATTCAGGTAGATGACGAATCGCTGGATACAGAAAAAATTACCTTTCATCTTACAGAAAAGCAGTTAAAAGAAATAATGACCACCGTTTTGGAAAAAATGCAACAGGATGAGAAAATCAAAGAAATGATGCGAGATCAATTTGTAGCGGGGGCTATGGGGACACCAGCTATGGGGACACCAGCTATGGACGATGAATTCGATCAATTTATAAATGAATATGAAACAGCCATAGGTGAAGCGATCAATGGTTTAGAAGATTTTCAGATTCCTGATGGGTTGACTTCCACCATCTGGGTCTATGATGACGTGATTGCCCAACGTGAATTCCAAGTAGATATGGGATCTACTGCCGAGGATCTAGTAAGCTTCACTGTAAACGGAACACAACTGCTTCAGGATGATAACCAAACCTTTAACTACGATCTAGGAGTCTCAGACTCTATTACAGATGGTACTGCAAATATTGCAGGTAATCTATCCTGGGAAGACGATAATGCCACAGACTCTATTAATCTAACAGTAGAAGACGTCACACTGACTTATGAAGGCAAAGAATCGCTAAATGATGGCACAAGAGATTTTGATCGAACATTTTCCTTTGACCAAGCTGGAACGAGTGGAATGCTAATCTGGTCCGGCTCTTCAGCATATGATAACGATCAAATGAACTCCGAACATCATTTTTCCATGGAAAGCCCGGAAATTAGCCAAGATATGTTTGCGCTACAAGTGATGATTGATTCGGAAACTATTGACAGTGTTGAAATGCCTAATGAAGAGAATATAAAGGATTTAGGTAGTATGAGTGAAAATGAACTTACGGATTTTCTTGAACATGAAATCACACCACAATTTCAAGCGTGGTTATTTGGTCTAATGGGAGGCGGACCAGGGCTCCCATAA
- a CDS encoding TrmH family RNA methyltransferase — protein sequence MITSIRNNKVKAWRKLHKRKERIHSGTFLIEGLHLVEEAWKSDWIIEEIIVIDALELPYWSGELPVEFVSDPVFQYISQTKTPQGIAAVVKMSCPVKPAGNHLLLIDAVQDPGNLGTMVRTADASGFDGIVLGNDTVDLYNDKVIRATQGSLFHVPIFQANLKDEIMELKQHGFHVWATALSDNAKPYYEMATNDKLALMVGNEGSGLQTELLQLADTIVTIPIYGKAESLNVSVAAGILMYHVKLVADSNETNYNI from the coding sequence ATGATTACATCAATAAGGAATAATAAAGTAAAAGCATGGCGGAAGCTACATAAAAGAAAAGAACGTATCCATTCTGGAACATTTCTTATCGAAGGGCTTCATTTAGTGGAAGAAGCTTGGAAAAGTGACTGGATAATAGAAGAAATCATTGTGATTGATGCGCTTGAATTACCATATTGGAGCGGAGAATTACCCGTTGAATTCGTCAGTGATCCCGTTTTTCAGTATATTTCTCAAACAAAAACACCACAGGGAATAGCTGCAGTTGTGAAAATGAGTTGCCCGGTTAAGCCAGCAGGTAATCATTTGCTATTAATTGATGCCGTGCAAGATCCCGGTAATCTGGGAACAATGGTTCGAACTGCGGATGCTAGTGGGTTTGATGGAATTGTCTTAGGTAATGATACAGTTGATTTATATAATGACAAAGTGATTCGAGCAACACAGGGATCTTTGTTTCATGTGCCTATTTTTCAGGCAAACCTCAAGGACGAAATAATGGAATTGAAACAACATGGGTTTCATGTATGGGCAACAGCACTGTCAGATAATGCAAAACCTTATTATGAAATGGCAACGAATGATAAACTTGCACTAATGGTTGGAAATGAGGGATCCGGATTACAAACTGAATTACTGCAACTTGCAGATACGATTGTAACTATCCCGATTTATGGCAAGGCCGAATCGCTTAATGTCAGTGTCGCTGCAGGTATTTTAATGTATCATGTTAAATTAGTTGCAGATTCGAACGAAACTAATTATAATATATAG
- the pheS gene encoding phenylalanine--tRNA ligase subunit alpha encodes MKDQLEAIQTEALENIAKADELKQLQDIKVAYLGKKGSLTSVLRGMGKLSKEERPAVGEIANQVRETITKSLEQKNEELEKQELEKQLEGETIDVTLPGRPVQVGGPHLLTKIIEEIEDLFIGMGFEVKEGPEVETDYFNFEALNLPEGHPARDMHDTFYITNDLLLRTHTSPVQARTMRSYDGGDTVKMICPGKVYRRDTDDATHSHQFTQMEGLYVDKHVRMSDLKGILDVFAKKMFGEDREIRLRPSFFPFTEPSVEMDISCKVCDGEGCSVCKNSGWIEILGGGMVHPNVLEMAGFDSKVYSGFAFGMGPDRIAMLKYGVNDIRQFYTNDKRFLKQYHKA; translated from the coding sequence ATGAAAGATCAATTGGAAGCAATACAAACAGAGGCACTGGAAAATATTGCTAAGGCAGATGAGCTAAAACAGCTTCAGGATATAAAAGTAGCTTATTTAGGCAAAAAAGGTTCGTTAACCAGTGTGTTAAGAGGCATGGGGAAACTTTCCAAAGAAGAGCGACCTGCTGTTGGGGAAATTGCCAACCAGGTAAGGGAGACGATAACTAAAAGCCTGGAGCAAAAAAACGAAGAATTAGAGAAGCAAGAGCTTGAAAAACAATTAGAAGGAGAAACCATTGATGTGACGTTACCTGGACGCCCAGTGCAAGTAGGTGGGCCGCATTTATTAACGAAGATTATTGAAGAGATTGAAGACTTATTTATCGGAATGGGCTTTGAGGTAAAGGAAGGCCCTGAAGTAGAAACGGATTACTTTAATTTCGAAGCATTGAATTTACCTGAAGGTCACCCTGCAAGAGATATGCATGACACATTTTACATTACAAATGACTTGTTATTACGTACACATACCTCGCCTGTCCAGGCAAGAACGATGCGTTCTTATGATGGCGGGGATACAGTGAAAATGATTTGTCCAGGCAAAGTTTACAGACGGGATACAGACGATGCGACACACTCCCATCAATTTACTCAAATGGAAGGACTTTATGTAGACAAGCATGTGCGGATGAGCGACTTGAAAGGAATATTAGATGTATTTGCTAAAAAGATGTTTGGAGAAGATCGTGAAATACGACTGCGTCCAAGTTTCTTCCCGTTTACAGAGCCTTCCGTCGAAATGGATATTTCCTGCAAAGTTTGCGATGGAGAGGGCTGTTCTGTATGTAAAAACTCGGGTTGGATCGAAATTTTAGGTGGTGGTATGGTTCATCCCAACGTCCTGGAAATGGCTGGATTTGATTCGAAAGTCTATAGTGGTTTTGCTTTCGGTATGGGACCTGACCGTATCGCTATGTTGAAGTATGGCGTGAATGATATTCGTCAATTTTATACCAATGATAAACGATTTTTAAAACAATACCATAAAGCATAG
- a CDS encoding ABC transporter permease translates to MHSIKHSLLFMKNHIMQLRRKWLSLPLLFIFPIFIVGLIATIVITLILPPEDNPVHVGLVDLDQSNETQLMVEFIDESSLLGEYIQIHSMSEDEAVEAIERNELSAYVMFPDNFTDHLYQGTSVEFPVIGNPEAPTESYVIHELIDSVTRHISTAQANILTINHYGRELGLNADERNDLLFDQFQEFLFYTIGKDRIMNDEQVSNHATSSPVHYYGVAGWFIIVTLWLFSIYNFLSKEENLRMKQRMKLYGVTEIRQIFAKICVTLLVIFVFAVASFVLLGRALHFDLIVDDYLRIVLITLLYSIVLLQSFAIVEMALPSQKLRLLIQSLICGILLLSSGAIIPTIYFPLHIQDVLMYSFSHEAFNGLQEILLRGRLYANYIPLLLMNLVSLFILLGFSLWKERLKE, encoded by the coding sequence ATGCATTCCATCAAACATAGTCTATTATTTATGAAGAATCATATTATGCAGCTCAGGAGGAAGTGGCTCTCACTTCCTCTTCTTTTCATTTTTCCTATTTTCATCGTGGGGTTGATTGCAACAATTGTTATTACACTCATTCTCCCACCTGAAGATAATCCCGTTCATGTAGGATTGGTAGATTTAGATCAATCCAATGAAACGCAATTAATGGTAGAATTTATTGATGAATCGTCCCTTTTGGGCGAATATATTCAAATACATAGTATGTCAGAAGACGAAGCAGTTGAAGCGATTGAACGTAATGAACTGAGTGCATATGTTATGTTTCCTGATAACTTTACCGATCATTTATATCAGGGAACCTCCGTTGAATTTCCGGTCATTGGTAACCCCGAGGCACCTACGGAGAGTTACGTCATTCACGAGCTCATCGATAGTGTTACGAGGCATATCAGTACGGCGCAGGCAAATATTCTAACAATCAATCACTACGGACGTGAATTAGGTTTGAACGCAGACGAGCGCAATGATTTGTTGTTTGATCAATTTCAGGAATTTCTTTTTTATACTATTGGAAAAGACAGAATCATGAATGATGAGCAAGTATCCAATCATGCTACGAGTTCACCTGTTCATTATTATGGAGTCGCTGGATGGTTTATTATAGTCACGCTTTGGCTTTTCAGCATTTATAATTTTCTAAGCAAAGAAGAAAACCTACGCATGAAGCAGCGAATGAAGCTTTATGGTGTTACGGAAATCAGACAAATATTTGCAAAAATATGTGTTACACTACTGGTAATTTTCGTTTTTGCAGTTGCTTCTTTTGTGCTTTTAGGGCGTGCACTACATTTTGACTTGATTGTTGATGATTATCTACGCATTGTGCTGATTACACTTTTATATAGTATTGTATTACTGCAAAGTTTTGCTATTGTGGAAATGGCCCTACCGTCACAGAAGCTTCGTTTACTCATTCAATCATTGATATGTGGGATATTGCTATTGAGTAGCGGTGCCATTATTCCAACTATCTATTTTCCATTACATATACAGGACGTACTGATGTATAGCTTTTCCCATGAAGCGTTTAACGGATTGCAGGAAATCCTGCTGCGCGGGCGTCTGTATGCAAATTATATTCCATTACTCTTGATGAATTTAGTTTCGCTTTTTATCTTACTTGGATTTTCGCTGTGGAAGGAGCGTTTAAAGGAATGA